TGAAAGGCTGAACACAAGGTCCTTCGGCTCCGTTCAGGATGACACTTCCGTTGTTATTTCACAGTTGGTCGAAGATGCTGGCGAAGTCGTAGAAGCCTTTTTTGCCGGCGATCCACTCGGCGGCTCGGACGGCGCCTAGGGCGAAGCCGCGACGGTTCTTGGCGTCGTGGGTAAGAAGAATGCTGTCTTCAGGCGAGTCGAGCAGGACGACGTGCATTCCGATGGTTTCGCCCTCGCGTACGGAGGTGATCTCGAGTTTTTTCCCGGCGGCGCGCTCGATCAGCTTCTGGATCATCACCGCGGTCCCGGAGGGCGCGTCCTTCTTATGAACATGGTGACGCTCCATGATGGAGCCGTGGTATCCGTAATTGAGCGCGGCGGCGGCCATGTGCGCAATGTGGAAGAAGAGGTTCACGCCGATGGAGAAGTTCGAGGCCCAGACGAGCGCGATGCCGGAGTCTTCGACGAGGCGCTGCACGCGGTCGAGGTCCTTGTACCACCCGGTGGTGCCGACGACGATGTTGGCGCCGGCTCGGGCGCATGCTTCCATGTTGGGAATGACGGCTTCGGGCGTGGTGAAGTCGATGACAGCGTCGACGCCGGTAAGAGTGTCGCTGGTGAGGGCTGCGCCGTTCTTGTTCTCGGCGGAAGAGACGACGAGAACGCTGTGTCCGCGCTCACGGGCGATCTGCTCGACGAGCGAACCGGTTTTGCCGTGGCCGAGGAGAACGAGGTTCATGGGGATCCTTTCGCAATTCGCTATTCACCATTCGCAAAAGCTTAAACCCGCAGCGCTATTCGCGACTCGAGATTAGCAAAACTCAGTCCGCGAAGATCTCGGGGTCGGGCGCGGAGAAGAAACGTTTGTGCAGGCGGCGGACGGCTTCGGGTACGTCGGCTTCGTCGATCACGAAGGTGATGTTAATTTCCGATGCGCCCTGGGAAATCATGCGGACGTTGATGTCTTCGAGCGCGCTGAAGACCTGCGCGGCTACGCCCGCCTTCTCTCGAATGTTCTCGCCGACGAGGCAGACGATGGCCTTGCGACCGGAGTATTTCACGTCGGCGATGGCTTCGAGATCGGCGGCGATGTCGGGGATGGCCTCGTTGGAATCTACCGTGAGCGAGACGCTGACCTCGGAAGTGGAGACTACGTCGACAGCGCAACGGTGCTTGTCGAAGATTTCGAAGATCTGGCGCAGGTAGCCGTGAGCCATCAGCATGCGGGTGGCGACGACGTCGACGATGGTGATGCGCTTCTTGGCGGCGATGGCTTTGAAGATGCTGTTGGAGTGCGGCGCGCGAGAGACGATGAGCGTGCCTTCGCAGTCAGGGTTGCGCGAGTTCAGCACCCGGACCGGAATATCTTTTTGGACGGCGGGGAGAACCGTCGCGGGGTGCAGGACTTTGGCGCCGAAGTAGGCGAGTTCAGCGGCCTCTTCAAAGCTGATGACCTTGATGCGTTTGGCGTCAGGACAGAGATTCGGGTCGGTCGTGAGCATGCCGTCGACGTCGGTCCAGATTTCGATCGCGCTGGCGTGAAGGGCTGCGCCGAAGAGAGCGGCGGAGTAGTCGGAGCCGCCGCGACCGATGGTCGTCTGCACACCTTGTTTCGTCGCACCGATGAAACCGCCGAGAATGGGAACGCCGCCGGCGTCGACCACGGGCTTGATCAACTGCTTGGCGCGATCGTCGATTTCCTGCACTTGCGGAACGGCCTTGGTGTGCTGCGCGTCGGTGATCATCACTTCGCGAGAGTCGACGAGAACGGCATTCAGGCCGCGGGCGCAGAAAGCGGCAGTGCAGATCTTGCTGGAGAGGCGCTCGCCGTAGCTGACGACGTAATCGGACGTTCGGGGCGTGAGTTCGCCGACGGCGGCGATGCCGCGAAGAAGTTCGTCGAGATTATTGAACTCCTCTTCGAGTTCGGCGTGGAACTGGGTGAAAATGCCGGTGCCGAGCAGTTCGCCGGCGGTGCTGTAGTGGCGCTCGCGCAGGCCGCGAGAGAGTTCGAGGGCGCGGTCGCGATCTCCGGATCCGGCGGCGCGGGCCATGGCAAGCAAGGTGTCGGTGACCTTGGCCATGGCGCTGACGACTACGACCGGCTTGCGGTCGAGGCGTCCGCGAACGATTTGACAGGCGCGATCGATGGCCTCGGCATCCATGACCGAGGTTCCACCGAATTTCATTACGAGCATAGACTCTGATCAATAGACCCGACATCTGCTAACCCACATCTGCTGACAGCGGCGGATGTGAGGGCACGGGATGTGGGGCACCGGCGGTGATTATCATTTTCAGACTAGCACGATGCAGTTGGCTCGCGTAATGACCAAAGCGGTGTGAATTCAGGTTCGCAAGCTTCATCAGCGCGCCTGGATTCGCATCTTCATTCCATACTTCGGGCGCAGGGTAAACAGCGGTTCGGGTTCAACAGGATGGCCGGGGACGAGATCCATCTTCCAGCGTTGCGCGAAGGTAGCGAGGACGAGGATACCTTCCATCCAAGCGAAGGCTTCGCCGATGCACTGGCGCGGTCCCATGCCGAAGGGGAAATAAGTGAAGCGCTGGCGAGATGCTTTGGCCTCGGGCGTGTGGCGAAGGGGATCGAAGCGCAAGGGATCGGGGAAGAAGCGTGGATCTCGTTGCAGAACGAACTGGCTCATGAGGACGGTGGTGCCCTTCGGCAGCCGGTAGGGACCGAGTTCGAAGTCGGCAATCGCTTCCCTGCCCATCGCCCATGCGGGAGGATAAAGACGCATCGATTCGGCCAGCACCATCTCGGTGTAGCACAGGCACGGGAGGTCGTCGTAGGTCGGCAGGCGACCGCCGAGGACCTCGTCGATTTCGGCGTACATCTTGTCGCGCGCGTCTGGGTTTTGGGAAAGCAGGTACCAGGTCCAGGTGAGCGCGATGGCCATGGTTTCGTAGCCAGCGAGAAAGACGGTGACGACCTGGTCGCGGAGGTCGGATTCGGTCCAGCCCATCTGCTGCTGAGCGGAAAGCATGAGGTCGAGCAGGTCGGGAGATTCGGATAAAGGTGCGTTGCGATGTTCGGCAATCATGCGGTCCAGGGTTCTGTGCAATCGGCGGCGGGCCAGCAGAAACTTGTGCAGGGGTGTGAATGGCAGGTGGATGAGATATTTCACGCCGGGCATCAGAACCATCGCGTGGTAGACGTTCATGATATCCGCCACCCCGGCGTTTAGCGCTTCGATGTCATCGCCCAATTCAGTTCGGAACAATGTCTCGCCCACCGTGCCAAGGGCGAGCTTCATCATGTCCTGATAAATGTCGCGTTCGCCTTCGTGCCACTGGTCGCGAACCCGGGCGGCGCGGCGGACGATGGTCTCCGCGTATGCGGGGACCTGCTGGCGGTGGAACGCGGGTTGCGCGACCTGGCGCTCCTTGCGATGGGCGGCGCCATCGACGGTGATCATCCCTTCGCCGAGCAGCAGCTTGGAGCGACGCTGAGTACGTTCTTTCACGAAATTCGCATGCTGCACGATGAGTACGTCGCGAATGTACTCGGGGCTGTTCAGGAAGATGACGTGGTCATTGCGAACCTTGTAATGGGCGATGTCGCCGTACTTCGCCGCAAGGTTCTGAAAATGGATGATCGGATTGACGAGGCGGCGGTGCTTTAGGGCCTGCCAGGCGAGATTGTTCGGCATTCCGGGAGGGAAGCGGTAGCCAGAGGGTTGGGGAAGTTGGAGTTCGGTTGCTGACATTAATTCGATTGGATGACATTGGTCGGCTAAAGCTTCGGGCTGTGAGCGCTCAGCAATCAACATTCAGCGGGAAGGTTCGGTGGCGCTGCCGCGAGTCGTGACCAATGAGCAGAACAGACCCGCATCCGCACTGATTACTGAGTGCTGAATGCTCAAAGGTGCATGGTATGGTTTGCCCTTTAGTAAACCCCTAAGTGTCTGTCCTTCATTGCGTTCGCGGTAGGGGCGTGTTACTTTCCGGTCACCTGCTGAGGATTCGGATAACACGATGCACATTGACGATCTACTGCGTATCGCGATGGAGCGCAAGGCCTCCGACTTGCATTTGAAGGTCGGGAACTACCCGCACATCCGCGTCGACGGTGAACTGGTTCCGCTGAGCGACCACCCGCGCGTGAGCGCCGAGGACATGCTGAACATGGCCTTCAGCATGATGTCGAACCGGCAGAAGCAAAAGTTTAAGGAGTCGGCCGAACTCGATATGGCCTATGGGGTCGCCGGGTTGGGCCGGTTCCGCGTGAACGTTTTTCAGCAGCGCGGGAACGTCGGACTCGTACTCCGCATGATTCCAACGAAGATCCGCTCGCTCGACGAGTTGTACCTGCCCACCATCATTGAAAAGATTTGCGACGAGTCGCGCGGGTTGGTGCTGGTCACGGGCGTTACGGGTTCCGGTAAATCGACCACGCTAGCGGCGATGATCGACCGCATCAACTCGATGCGACCGGAGCACATTATCACCATCGAGGACCCGATCGAATTCCTGCATCGCGATAAAAAGGGTTTCGTCAACCAGCGCGAAGTGGAAGTGGATACGCCATCGTTCGGTTCAGCATTGCGCGCCAGCTTGCGCCAGGACCCCGACGTGATTCTGGTTGGCGAAATGCGCGATTTGGAAACGATCCAGACCGCGCTGCACGCGGCCGAAACCGGCCACATGGTGTTCTCGACGTTGCACACTTTAGACGCAGTGGAAACGATCAACCGCATCATCTCTGTCTTTCCGCCCCCGGAGCAGAAGCAGATTCGCCTGCAACTCGCGGCAACTCTGCGCGGCGTCATCAGCCAGCGCCTGGTAAAGCGCTCGGACGGTGCAGGGCGAGTTCCCGCGGTCGAGGTGCTGATCTCAACGGCGTATATTCGCGAGTGCATCATTACGCCCGAGAAGACGCGCGGAATCAAAGATGCGTTGGCGCAGGGCACCTCTCAGTACGGCATGCAGACCTTCGACCAATCCCTCTACGATCTTTTGCAGCAAGGATTGATCAGCTACGAAACGGCGCTGGAGAATGCGTCGAACCCGGACGATTTCAAGTTGCGCGTACAAGGAATTTCAGGAACGGCGGAATCGACGCGCGAGATGGAGGGCTCCGGAATCGGCGGATTGGGCCACGGCGCATCGCGGTTCTGAATCTTGCAGAAGCAGAAGAGGCGGACAACTCTGTCCGCCTCTCTTTGTGCAACACGCGAAAGTGAACTCTCTTCCTCCGTCTCTGTAAAACCTTTTGACGGTGAAAGCACTCCTAACAAGTACCAACAAATTCATGCAACGCGAGAAGTCGTTTGCGTGAATGTCCCGCACGGTCCCCCTTCCCCGTTAGCTGGACACCCAAATTCGAAAGGAGTCTCTGTGAAGAAAGTCGCCTTCTTCGTTCTTCTGCTCACCCAATTTTCCGTTCTGGCACTGGCGCAGAGTTCAGGTGCATCGACAACGTCAGAACAGAACGGCTCGGCTGAGGCATACTTCGGCTTCGCTCACGTGACGGGCGACCTTGGCCAGAATGGATGGGAACTCTCCGGTGCGAAAAATTTCAACCAGTACCTTGCGGCCGAAGCGGATTTCACGGGCTCGTATGGCAATACCTCGATTCTCACTACCACCTTCAAGCAACATCAATATTCGTTCCTGTTTGGTCCGAAGGTGATGTTTAACTTGGAGAATACGGACAGATGGACGCCATTCGCACATCTTCTATTCGGCGTAGGACACATGGGGCTCGACTCTAATGTCCCGGGCGTTACGGATGGAGACACGTCTTTTGCGTGGGCGCTCGGTGGGGGCATTGATTACAACATCACCCATAACATTGCGGCGCGCGGCAAAGTCGATATCTTCCACACGGACTACTTCGGTACCGGCGACGCGCATGCGCGCTACGGATTTGGACTCGTCTACAAGTTCGGGCGCTGAACACGATCGGGATGGGCAAGCGCGGAGCGGTTCACGTCCGCGCCCTTGCGCCTTTTAGCCGGTCACGATAATTTGACGGGATGGCCTTCCGCCGCTCCCGAACCGCAAAAACGTACGACGAGAATTCGCTCTACGAGTACGCTGTAGGCGCGCTAAGCCGCAAAATGCGCACGGTCGCTGAAATCAAGCGCCTTATGCGACAACGTGTACACGCGCAGTCTGATGGGGCCGAACTCATAGAGAAAGTGATTGAGCGGCTGAAACAGCTGCGCTATCTCAACGACACGCAGTATGCGACCTCCTACTCGCAATACCGGCAAGAGAATGAGAAGTTCGGCCGGATGCGAGTAGTGCAGGACCTGAAAGCCAAAGGTGTTCATTCGGACGTAATAGATAAGACCGTGGCGGCAGCGTACTCGGGCGTGAACGAGGAGAAGCTGGCGCGGGATTTCCTGCAGAAGAAGCGCGCGAAGAAGCCGAGGGATCAGAAAGAATCCGCTCGGCTCTTCCGCATGCTGGTTCGGGCGGGGTTCAGTTCGCGCGCCATCTTCAAGGTCCTGAAATCCTGGGACGTCGAAGACGAGACGCTGAGCGCGCTGGAGCAGGAGCGGGCGGACGCAGAACTCGCAGCGCAGGCGGAGCGGGACGAATGAGCCCGCGCCAGCCGGATTTCACCGAAGCCGTCGAGCACCTCAAGAACGCCGATCCGAAGCTGGCAGAGCTGATCGAGCGCGTCGGTCCGTGCACGATGCAGATACGGCATCATCACAGCATCTTCTATACGCTGATGCGGGCAATCACTTACCAGCAACTCGCGGGAGCGGCAGCGGCAAAAATCCTGGCGAGAGTGGAACTGTGCTGCTCCGGTAACGGGACTCAGCCGACGCCGGAGCAGGTGCTGGCGGCCTCGGACGAGGCGCTGCGTGGGGCAGGACTATCCCGAAACAAAATGGCGGCGATCCGCGATCTCGCGACGAAGACTCTGGACGGAACCGTGCCGGAACTCTCGGCAATTCGCTCAATGAATGATGAAGAGATCATTGAGCGCATTACCCAAGTGCGGGGAATCGGGCGCTGGACCGTGGAGATGCTGCTGATCTTCCGGCTAGGCCGACGTGACGTATTGCCCGTGGACGACTACGGCGTTCGCAAAGGCGCGCAGGTTACGTATCGCATGCGCAAGCTGCCGAACAAAGAACGCCTGACGAAAGTCGCGGAGAAGTGGCGGCCCTGGAGGAGTATCGGAAGTTGGTATATGTGGCGCGCGCTGGAGATCAAGACGGTGGGAGAGAAGTAAAAACGTGGTTCGTGCAGCGTGACTCGAACTGCGGCGTAAGTGAGACCCTCCCGCCACCGTGGGGCGGAACCGCTATTTCAGAGTCACGTCGAATTTCGCTTTACTGTTGCGTCGGGTCGTAGGGGAGAGTCGTGGCCGCCGTTCCGTTCGAGACGTCGAAGGTGATGGGGCGCTTGGGGACTTCGGGCAAATTGATGATGCTGGCGCGGCCATCGGAGTCGGTGCGGATTTCGAGATCGAGTTTGTGCCAGCCAAAGGCGCCATAGCGAATCAGGGTGTGAATGCGGGCGTTGTAGATCGGCTTTCCGGATGAATCCATCACATGAAAATCGGCTGCGCAGGAGCCGAGGTCGGCGCTGATTTTAGGAGCATCGGCGGCCATCGCCGAAAGCGAGAGCACAAGTAACAGGGCAAGAGTTCGCATCGAAGTCATCGTAGCACTCTAACGAGCATGCGTTAAACGGCACTGTCGGGCCGAATGTTAAAATCGAAGGTTCGAGACCTGGTGCGCGAACGAGACGTTCGCGCCACTGCCGGCGAGACGTCGGCGCTACGAAAGACCCTCTCTTATGCTTAGCGGCAACGAAATTCGTCGCATGTTCCTGGACTTCTTTGTCCAAAAGGGCCACAAGGAAGTCCACTCGTCTTCGCTTGTTCCGGCAAACGATCCGACCCTGCTCTTCACCAACGCCGGAATGAATCAATTCAAGGACGTTTTCCTTGGGCTCGAGAAGCGCGATTACTCGCGAGCGACCACGTCCCAGAAGTGCGTGCGCGCCGGCGGCAAGCACAACGATCTGGAGAACGTGGGGTTCACGAACCGTCACCATACGTTCTTCGAGATGCTGGGCAATTTCAGCTTCGGCGATTACTTCAAGAAGGACGCCGTCGCCTACGCGTGGGAACTGGTGACCTCGCCGAATTGGTTCAACATTCCGGCGTCGAAGCTCTTCGTCACTATTTTCAAGGGCGAGAACGGGGTTCCGCGCGATGAAGAGGCTTACGGGCATTGGGTCGCGCAGGGAGTGGAGAAGAGCCGCATCTACGAGATGGG
This is a stretch of genomic DNA from Terriglobia bacterium. It encodes these proteins:
- the dapB gene encoding 4-hydroxy-tetrahydrodipicolinate reductase → MNLVLLGHGKTGSLVEQIARERGHSVLVVSSAENKNGAALTSDTLTGVDAVIDFTTPEAVIPNMEACARAGANIVVGTTGWYKDLDRVQRLVEDSGIALVWASNFSIGVNLFFHIAHMAAAALNYGYHGSIMERHHVHKKDAPSGTAVMIQKLIERAAGKKLEITSVREGETIGMHVVLLDSPEDSILLTHDAKNRRGFALGAVRAAEWIAGKKGFYDFASIFDQL
- the lysC gene encoding lysine-sensitive aspartokinase 3, whose product is MLVMKFGGTSVMDAEAIDRACQIVRGRLDRKPVVVVSAMAKVTDTLLAMARAAGSGDRDRALELSRGLRERHYSTAGELLGTGIFTQFHAELEEEFNNLDELLRGIAAVGELTPRTSDYVVSYGERLSSKICTAAFCARGLNAVLVDSREVMITDAQHTKAVPQVQEIDDRAKQLIKPVVDAGGVPILGGFIGATKQGVQTTIGRGGSDYSAALFGAALHASAIEIWTDVDGMLTTDPNLCPDAKRIKVISFEEAAELAYFGAKVLHPATVLPAVQKDIPVRVLNSRNPDCEGTLIVSRAPHSNSIFKAIAAKKRITIVDVVATRMLMAHGYLRQIFEIFDKHRCAVDVVSTSEVSVSLTVDSNEAIPDIAADLEAIADVKYSGRKAIVCLVGENIREKAGVAAQVFSALEDINVRMISQGASEINITFVIDEADVPEAVRRLHKRFFSAPDPEIFAD
- a CDS encoding cytochrome P450; its protein translation is MSATELQLPQPSGYRFPPGMPNNLAWQALKHRRLVNPIIHFQNLAAKYGDIAHYKVRNDHVIFLNSPEYIRDVLIVQHANFVKERTQRRSKLLLGEGMITVDGAAHRKERQVAQPAFHRQQVPAYAETIVRRAARVRDQWHEGERDIYQDMMKLALGTVGETLFRTELGDDIEALNAGVADIMNVYHAMVLMPGVKYLIHLPFTPLHKFLLARRRLHRTLDRMIAEHRNAPLSESPDLLDLMLSAQQQMGWTESDLRDQVVTVFLAGYETMAIALTWTWYLLSQNPDARDKMYAEIDEVLGGRLPTYDDLPCLCYTEMVLAESMRLYPPAWAMGREAIADFELGPYRLPKGTTVLMSQFVLQRDPRFFPDPLRFDPLRHTPEAKASRQRFTYFPFGMGPRQCIGEAFAWMEGILVLATFAQRWKMDLVPGHPVEPEPLFTLRPKYGMKMRIQAR
- a CDS encoding type IV pilus twitching motility protein PilT; translation: MHIDDLLRIAMERKASDLHLKVGNYPHIRVDGELVPLSDHPRVSAEDMLNMAFSMMSNRQKQKFKESAELDMAYGVAGLGRFRVNVFQQRGNVGLVLRMIPTKIRSLDELYLPTIIEKICDESRGLVLVTGVTGSGKSTTLAAMIDRINSMRPEHIITIEDPIEFLHRDKKGFVNQREVEVDTPSFGSALRASLRQDPDVILVGEMRDLETIQTALHAAETGHMVFSTLHTLDAVETINRIISVFPPPEQKQIRLQLAATLRGVISQRLVKRSDGAGRVPAVEVLISTAYIRECIITPEKTRGIKDALAQGTSQYGMQTFDQSLYDLLQQGLISYETALENASNPDDFKLRVQGISGTAESTREMEGSGIGGLGHGASRF
- a CDS encoding outer membrane beta-barrel protein, giving the protein MKKVAFFVLLLTQFSVLALAQSSGASTTSEQNGSAEAYFGFAHVTGDLGQNGWELSGAKNFNQYLAAEADFTGSYGNTSILTTTFKQHQYSFLFGPKVMFNLENTDRWTPFAHLLFGVGHMGLDSNVPGVTDGDTSFAWALGGGIDYNITHNIAARGKVDIFHTDYFGTGDAHARYGFGLVYKFGR
- a CDS encoding regulatory protein RecX, encoding MAFRRSRTAKTYDENSLYEYAVGALSRKMRTVAEIKRLMRQRVHAQSDGAELIEKVIERLKQLRYLNDTQYATSYSQYRQENEKFGRMRVVQDLKAKGVHSDVIDKTVAAAYSGVNEEKLARDFLQKKRAKKPRDQKESARLFRMLVRAGFSSRAIFKVLKSWDVEDETLSALEQERADAELAAQAERDE
- a CDS encoding DNA-3-methyladenine glycosylase, with translation MSPRQPDFTEAVEHLKNADPKLAELIERVGPCTMQIRHHHSIFYTLMRAITYQQLAGAAAAKILARVELCCSGNGTQPTPEQVLAASDEALRGAGLSRNKMAAIRDLATKTLDGTVPELSAIRSMNDEEIIERITQVRGIGRWTVEMLLIFRLGRRDVLPVDDYGVRKGAQVTYRMRKLPNKERLTKVAEKWRPWRSIGSWYMWRALEIKTVGEK